The following DNA comes from Pseudorasbora parva isolate DD20220531a chromosome 8, ASM2467924v1, whole genome shotgun sequence.
TCTTTCTACGCTCGCTTTGATGGCAATCGCGGCAGCGCGACACCGCCGAGTGACGCGTCAGACAGAATCACTCAGAGCTGCAACAATCACGTGATCTCTGTCTCGGAGGATGACGTTCGTAGGACACTCAAACATGTGGATGTTAGCGAAAGCTGCTGGTCCGGATGGTGTTTCAGGTCGTGTCCTGCGGTCCTGTGCTGATCAGCTCGCTGGACTCCTCACATCCATCTTCAATGAGTCCCTTGCTACATCTGTGGTCCCAACCTCATTCAAAAAATCCACCATCATCCCTGTCCCTAAGAACAGTAAACCCTCTTGCCTAAATGACTATCGCCCAGTGGCTCTCACGTCTTTAGTCATGAAGGTCTTTGAGAGactcatcaaaaacaacatttgctcctccatccctgacaccttggaccctcttcagttcgcctatcgtcccaatagatcgactgaagatgccatctctcacgtcctccactcctccctcacacacatcgacagcaagaatgggaactatgtaagactgctatttattgactatagttcagcctttaacaccatagttcccattaagctaactaacaaactcctggatctcggcctgaactcttctctctgtcactggattgaagatttcctcactggcagacctcaggtggtgagagtaggacagttcacctccacctccatcaccgtgagtgtgggagctccacagggctgtgtcctcagtcccctgctctactctctctacacgcatgactgtttgtccacacacagctccacctctgtcaccaagtttgcggatgatactgttgtcctgggcctcatttccaacaacaatgagaccgcatacttggatgaggtggagcaactgacatcatggtgccaagacaactgtctccttctgaatgtgaacaagaccaaagaactgattgtggacttcaggaagagacagcagcggtcatattcccctctcatgatcagcgggacaccagtagagagagtgagcagcttcaaatacctgggtgtcaacatctccgaggacctgacctggactgcacatatccagtctcaggtgaaaaaggccaggcaaagactgtaccacctgcgccagctgaggaaattccgggtctcaccagctatcctgaaaactttctattcaggggcgatagaaagtttactaactcagtgcatcacagcgtggtatggtaacagcaccagtcacgactgcaaagccctgcaaagagtggtgcgcttgtccgagcgcatctcagggtcagctctcccgtctctgcaggacatctacatcaaacgatgcagaggcagagctacaaaaatcatcaaggacattaatcacccggccaacccccacttcacccggctgccttctggtaagcgcttccgtagcctgatggccaaaactgagagactcaggaggagtttcttcccacaggccatcagactcctgaacgctgtcacttaactacatgtgacttcacctcacttcagtattaacaaactcacatactgatattgcactgcactttattcttgtgtttcatgtaactactcattataatgctgtttgcacattacactcctgcacttctgttatccacagatttatttttatagtctccagtttactttatctcacttattttattccacatctcatttcttttacttgatttattcataattctacatatgtatatatatatagcaccttatcctattcctattttatcctatccctattgtataatttattgtgctttttttgttaattgttatttgctgtccatggagcggacctgtttacatttcactgccggttgtattctgtataactgtgtatgtgacaaataaaactcttgaacttgaacttgaacttgaactcattagtgagcacacacatgaacactagGAAGTGTTCATTTAACGTCTGCGATGTTTCTGTGTACTATTACATAAATCTTAACTGTTTAATTTACGTGTAACTGGGATTAATCAGtcacattcagtttattaatataattaaataaatcttacctgtttcatttataaatgatttacaaaTAAGATTTTTATTACTGATTCTTAGATAGTGATTCTTAGTAAGTtgattaatttgttttttttaaattacataatccaaatgcatggaacatttatatgcaattcaaatacatgTTTAGACATATTTTAAGTGCATAAACGTgtaaagtgacttacatttttaagattaACAAAAAATTGTAATTGTCAACAATATATGCATGTCAAATTAACAAactagtttttacagtattttctcAAATTCTCAAAAATTTCTCAAATATTACCAATATTTGtagttttatcaaataaaattttattataatcacatgttgtaaatataacaaaatattctgtttaaTAGTTTACAAAATGTCACTGTGattcaaactaaaaatatatgcttttgggttttctataattttcttttgggattttacattgtttttctgtaaatttcACTGGCATTAGGTTAAATCTATAGCAGTTATTCACCGTATATAGTAAGGAAACTTTGTGTTAaccaaataacagtttttaactgtAGCATTTTTACAACCTTTGACCGTTAAAATCACGaccattttttacagtgttcattgttcacatatggcctaattccaacatgatatcatagagcatctgctgaaagaagggtgttgtcagacttatcgatggtaccagtgtacaagcactgaagaaggcgtggcctctacattttcgtgagaaaaaaagtgggcagaaagacgaaacatcatttgatgtctttgtcaagggagtataaactcgatgtaactggacacgatatgcagcaggaggagttgatcctatggagatcttgaggcagtgaagaacttgacagaattttcctgatttggaagagaacacaaacgaaaataaagagtggcaggaggggatgcttttagacctgtgaagcaggccttgatcacagctgcataaatatggagcgctgcacggatttgcgtgtcatcctttcgctgTGGCcgtgctaatcttctctgtatagatccaattttagtatatgtgctgccttagcaagcactagtttgctggccgctcaaggcatatgtacacctcaggtcccagcaagctctcaccaaggtggtaaggcccagcaaactatctcgacactgtataccttattgcacacactgatatatgcaacagctcaataattttagggaaagggtatgttaaagcttcattgttcatatatggcctaattccaccatgatatcatagagtatctgctgaaagaagggtgttgtcagacttatcgatggtaccagtgtacaagcactgaagaaggcgtggcctctacgttttcgtgagaaaaaaagttggcagaaagacgaaacatcctttgatgtctttgtcaagggagtataaactcgatgtaactggacacgatatgcagcaggaggagttgatcctatggagatcttgaggcagtgaagaacttgacagaattttcctgatttggaagagaacacaaacgaaaataaagagtggcaggaggggatgcttttagacctgtgaagcaggccttgatcacagctgcataaatatggagcgcttcacggatttgcgtgtcatcctttcggaggggccatgctaatcttctctgtatcgatccaattttagtatatgtgctgccttagcaagcacaagtttgctggccgctcaaggcatatgtacacctcaggtcccagcaagctctcaccaaggtggtaaggcccagcaaactatctcgccactgtataccttattgcacacactgatatatgcaacagctcaataattttagggaaagggtatgttaaagcttccttgttgacatatggcctaattccaccatgatatcttagagcatctgctgaaagaagggtgttgccagacttatcgatggtaccagtgtacaagcactgaagaaggcgtggcctctacgttttcgtgagaaacaagttggcagaaagacgaaacatcctttgatgtctttgtcaagggagtataaactcgatgtaactggacacaatctgcagcaggaggagttgatcctatggagatcttgaggcagtgaaggacttgacagaattttcctgatttggaagagaacacaaacgaaaataaagagtggcaggaggggatgcttttagacctgtgaagcaggccttgatcacagctgcataaatatggagcgcttcacggatttgcatGTCATCCTTGCGCTCCGTGCAGGGCGATCGTCGGTCCCACTTTGTCCCACTTGTTCCACTTTTTCGGCGTCCTGATTGGCCCGCGGTCTGCCACGCCATTGGTCGGAGATCTGTTCCACTTTTTTCCTTCCCTACATGGCCATTGCATGTAGTGTGCCATTGGTCCTTCGCTCGTGTTCCACTTTTGCCTGCGCTCCGATTGGCCGGTGGGCGTGACAGCTCGGCGGGAGACGGCGCTCACTCCTCAGTGCTTTTTTGACAGCGAGAGAGCGAGCGTGCGAGCGATCGATCGtccgtcagcatcaaacatcgACTTTTAGTGACATTTCCAAACCCGTCATCATCATCGTTCAGTTCTGTTTCTTCAACTGTTCGACTCGAAGAGGTAAGAGCGCGCGGCTTTACTACGATTTGCTTGCTTTTCGTGTGGTCCGCCTCACCTGTACCTGTCAAGTGAATTTTACCGGTCTTTTTACCACATCCATCGTGTTCAAAACACGAACCGCGCGGTAAAGCGTCGGTTGTTTCGTGGCTATTGTTTTATTGAACGCGTTGTCGTAGTAAAATAGttgtactgtagtaaaaccatgtcTGTCAGGTAAAATCAGGGTGTAAAAACGACCCCCCAACCTGTGCCCTGTGCCTGGGGGATGGGGACACAGGTGTCTGTGGTGATGCCACTTTATCTTTTGCTCTTTTTGAGTAGATACAATTGTAGATACCccataaaataaagtaaaaagtcttatttatgtattatttagtttataaaaaaaggtttaatttacatttcatgGATCCAAGTtcgaaagaacagcatttatctgaaatgtaaagctttttaaatgtctatgctgtcacttgatcaatgtaatgcatccCCCTGCTTAATgaatgtattcatttcttttaagttctttcccccaaaaaaataaaataaaattcttaccggcccaaaacatttaaatggtagtACAATGTTCAAAAATGCTTGattcagataaatactgttcttttgaactttttatatatatcaaaGAATCACATGGGTGGCCATGCCGGGTCAGAGAGGGACATGGGACACCAGCCCAGGAAGACCAGGTTCTCGTCGGATTCGGCAACTTTGCCACCGTGTCCTTCAAGGACATTTACGAGGCGACGGACCGTGACAGAAAAGGGTATGGCTTCACATCTCTAAACATTCTCTGCTTTCTGCATCCTCTGTTAGTGTTGGGGCTTGAGTTAATTATGTGTCTCTCCATTTCAAGCTTCATCAAGTGGGTGAAAAAGCAGGTTGCCAGACCTGGAACGAAGATGGAACTTTTGCAGAAGTACATCCGGAGGAGAGATGCTGAGATGCAGACCAAATCAGCGCCTCCAGGCATGACTTTGTGTTGTATTTGTAGGGTCTATATTACAATTCTTGCATGAACTTAACACagttattgaactgaactgaaccaATACATGACTTGAGATGACGGTCCTTTTAGAGGAgctttaatgtttgttttttgttgttgttgttgttgttgttgttgttgttgttttttttgcatcCTTCTTTGAATCGTGTTAAACACTAAATAATGACAACTTGATTAACTCAGTTCATCCTGATATTAACAGTGACCACCGCCTCCTCTGCTTCTGCACCGGAACCATCTGATGAAGATCTGGTGGCTGCAGCGGCCCACATAGATGTTCCGGGTGAGCGTGGGATTAAATCTGTGGTTGAATTTAAGAATACTGTGCGTGTATGTACACTATATAACCTGTTTCATTATGTATTATCAGCCTTCAGATGGAGGTTTTTGGAAACAATTAAGGTATGAGGTGTATTACACCTTCTTGGCGTGCCGTCTAACGTCGTGCAGTCTTCCTTTTTCCTGCTTTAAATAAAATCTAAGCGCACCTTTTTAACACTCTAAaacccaccccaccccacccgcCGCCCTCCCCCAAAACGGCTGCCATTTTTCCAACCTGCACAGCTTTGGGCATCTAATCTTTTCATcaatatcatcatcatcatcatcatcatctttttGTCATCACATTTCCAATCATTAAATGGATGGCTACAGCTGCAATCACTAATCTTAGCACAAAAAGACTAATGTTAAATAGTAGTACTAGAAAATAACGCTGATGGTGCCATTTCTATGTATCTCATTTCCTTTTCCCTTTTAATGCCATGCAGCTGATGTGACTCAACAGTCACCCAGTCAGCCGGAACCTCTGCCCTCTGTCACGGGACCTGCTGTGCCAGCAAAGCAGCCTCTGCCCACAGAAGAAGTAAGTAAAATGCTCAGATGGGTGGGTAGTCAAAATCAgcagcaggaaaaaaaaacagacccgCACGTTTGATATTTTTCTTCCCTTTACAGCTGTTGCTGCCTGAAGGCTGGAGACAGACCCTGCCCAAAGAGCAGCATCTGTGGGTCAGCAAGGCTCTTTTCACCAGAGACCAGTCTGGCAGGCTGGCGCTGACGAAAAACTTGCGTCTCTGGTGGCATCCTCCTGGGCCCCGTCCTCTTTATTCCCAGCCTCCATCATCACCTGACTCATTTTATCATGCCAAGCTGTGCCTGTGGGTCCCTTACCGCATGTGGTCATACAGGCTGCTTTGCTCCCAGCCCACCTGTCACCGTCTTGGCTTTCCGCTGACAGCATGCGGAATGTACAAGACTGTCAGGAGGGTCTTGGATGTCAGTGGCTGGTACTTCATGGCTACAGAGTACCTGGAGTGCCGGTCCTGCAAGAAGAAGCTGGCAGCCTGGTCCCTGGATATTCTTGGCCAGTTGGATCCTGTCCACAGGGAAATGTTCCCAGCGGTATTGACCTGCAGGTTGGTACACtttattgtatgtattttaCGTTTTAACACGAGAAAATGTCTTTCGTGctcattagttttttttttttttttatcgtgcAGGCTGTCCTGTGACAAGGAGATAGTGAGGTGGATGCGGGGGCGCTCATTGGGGAACAGTGCGACTTCGGCATACCGAAACCTCTGTGTGAGGCACAGGGAGCAGTGGATTGCCCAGACGACCCATTATCTTTCTGTTGTTGGAAAGTTCATCCACCATGCCACAGACCCTAGCACTCTCGCTGGCCAGCTGCCTCAGATGACACCTGTGCCTTGTCCGGCATGGCTGCTGTCAGTTTACGCCAAAGACGTACAGACACGGCTGCCGGAACTAAAGGCCAGGGTCACATCTATATATGGAACCATCCTTAAGATGGATTCCACTAAGAAGGTAAGAAGACACACGCTCATAACATGACCACTACTAGAGCTACGTGTAGGCTAGGTGAACACCTGTTTGTTCTCGTGGATTTTTCTgtaacaaaattatatttaattcaatttaaacAGACGGACGGGTCTTTCCACGTTAATACTTCTTTTCATCCCATTTCAGGTCACCAAGAAGCTGGCTGGTGAGGCTGCTGGAACAGCGGCATGGGTCACGGATGTGGGGAATGAGTTTGGGCAGGTCCTCGTGTGTGTCCTCACTGAGGCGGAGGGTGATGGTCTGCTACCCATGTGCTCTGGACTCATTGAGCGCTACCGGAGAGCTGGTGAGGCTCCTCCCCGAGTCCTCTACGTTGACCGGGACTGCTGCTCGGCCACCGGGAAAGGAAAGGCGGCGGCGATGTTTACAGAGTGGGACCAGCTGATCGTCAGGCTGGACGTGTGGCACTTCATGCGGAGGTTTGCAGTAGGAGTGACCACAGACAGCCACCCGCTTTATGGCCCCTTTATGAAACGCCTCACCGCGTGCATTTTTGAGTGGGATGCGTCAGACGTGGAGAGGCTAAAGGAGGCCAAGCGGTCGACGGGAGGCGAGCCCACCACCAAAGAACTCGCAAAGCATTGCCGTCGCCGCACTCGGGGGGCCCAGGAGACCAAGCGGCTTATCGAAAAGCTGCTTGCAGACTTCGGGGCGGCAACGGACACCATGGGCATCAAGCTCCTCGACCAGGAGAGGATGAAGGAAATCTGGAAGACCCAGCAGCGCCACATAGACTGCATCCAGGATCCGCCGGGTGTACAGCTGTACAGGAAGACGGGACAGGTGACCAAGGAAGGGGTCCTTCTACCATCGTACCGCTGTGCACGTGGCTCAACATCCCTGGAGTCGTTCCACCTGCACTTGAATCGCTTCGTGCCAGGTTCGTGCATTACTCAAAATTAAGCATTTGgattttatttgtgtgtgtgtgtttgcattatATGTTTTCATTTCTGAATTTGTTTTTTAGGTACAAGTGCAAATGCCATGCACTTTCAAATGTACCTGTTGGAAGGACTGGTGCAGTGGAACGAGGCACGCGGGGCCGCTGCAGTCGAAGGTGCCAGTAGGCAGGACATCTGCTatggcggcccgctgctgcagtACTGCAATGCGCTGAGCCAACAGCTGCTGGGTCTGAAGCTGGCTCAGGACTACACCAGCCCTGGTGAATACACAGGTATTGTGTTCATGCAGACATTTTACTTTAGCTGTTTTTCACCCGTTTGCTATTAAAACAATATTCATGtgataacaatttttttttttttcctactgttTCTACAGGAGAGCTCATTGGTGTGGAATACTTGTATTCCCAGACCAGCAGAGCATTTCAGGAGGACTTCGGTGCTGATCCCGACATTCCTGATGGGATACGGGACGAAGACCTACAGGTTGATTTGGAAGGGGATGAGGGGTTCGAGGACATATGCCCTGATGAGCCCATAGAATTTATGGAGCTCGAGGGCAATGACCTGCCTTCCCTTCAGGAACATCCTGCGGGTCTGCCTGCAGCGGAGTCCTCCTCTGCTGCCTTGTCCGCTCAGAGCCAGGTAAATGACTACCCATAAACACAATGTATGCACTGACATTTTATGCTGTGTAATGGCTGACTGCGGATTGTCTCACAGCTATACGAGTGAGTGGATGTACAGTCTTGGGAagaaaatttttatttttttattttatgttttaccTTTATAATAGAGgagtcttttttttctctctctctcttttcttttttcctcgTACAGGAGGAGAGCGTGGGACCGGATGGCCAACCTGGATATGACCATGTCGTTAGGCTGGCTGACAGTCTGGTTGCCCTGCGAAAAGAGGGGTTCGTTACACAGAGTAAGGTGAACGAGATCATCATGCTGTGGAACAACCTCTCGGATGATGACAAGGGCCCGCTCATCTATCCCCCCCGCCACCGTGACAGACTATTGAAGGGTCGCTTTAAGGTCAGCCATTCTAAGACCAACGTGACCTCGGGCACCGATAGTCTGAAGAGGTACTGGTTTCTGTCTTTGTGTCTACGTTATCATTTGACTCTCTTGAAcgttatggtaacactttacttgaaagGGTGTGCGACATAACCTAAATCgttcattattttaattataattgacACTTGgtgagagttgtcatgaagatgcATAAAAACATGTcgtgattatgaaggtgtcccTTAAAGTAAAGAGTTACCAAAGTGCTTCATATTTTCATAACCAGTCTCGTAACCAATGTTATTCGCTTGTTTGACCGCTATCTGTATAATAGTCTGATTAACCGTACTTTCCTCCTTTTTCACTTTGCAGATGCTTCCTTGGTGAAGGTGGGCCGGCTCAGTGGCCCAGCGCAAGCCGTATAGTGGAGGCCATCTGCCTGGCTCTGTGCCGGATTTACCCTGCTGGTCAGACCGTCGCGGGAGTCCGGGTCAACCGTTGGGCTGCCATCCTCAAGGACTACAGGATGATCCGTGATGTAGTCCTGGGCAGCCCCGGTATCATGGCTCAAACGAAATTAAAACTGTTTGAGCTTAATCAGCTCACGGTCTCCCGGTGGTAGGTTCATTAATTAATTGTTCATGTTTTCATAATTGCCTGCCTGTTTTCATATTCATAATAatattgataaataaataaatattgtcttTTCTGTTCATAGGCACAATGCAAGGACCAAAAAGCAGGAGAGGGAGGTGTTGCAGCAGGACATCGAGCCTTTCACTGCTCCTTTGCTGGCCCCTGAACAGCTCCCGCCGGTGCTGCTAAAACTACCGGAAGCCATCCAGCACGGACACTCCTCCTTTATGTTTGAAATGCCTGAGGATGCTTCCGGACAGGCAGCACCGCGGTGTCGAGGCcagcctcctcctcctcctcctcctcctcctcctcctcctcctcctcaccgACACCTCCTCGCGTCCCTCCAGGCACAGCCCACTCTGCCACTGCATCTCTACCTGCAGCTCTACCTGCTACCTCACATGGCGCTTCTCTTGCCACGCCCACTGGGCCCCTTCCTGTTGTAGGAGCACCTGCAACAAATGAGAAGAAGGTGCCCAGGACCACAGCGTGGCGCCGCAAAAAATTAGCAGAGGCAGCCGCAGCAGATGAAGCTCGAGGCTTGAACACCAGAAAAAGGCAAATGACTCAGCAGTTCATCTGCCAGAAGTGTGGCCAGCCAAAGActaaagaatttggccacagtCAGTTCAGGGGTGTCCACTTCTGCGCTACAGTTTCTGGTAAGACAGTGGCACAGTGGTTGGAGGAAGTAAAGAGAGGAGACGGAAAATAAGCAAGGACACAAAATGTAGTT
Coding sequences within:
- the LOC137084445 gene encoding uncharacterized protein, with the protein product MRGRSLGNSATSAYRNLCVRHREQWIAQTTHYLSVVGKFIHHATDPSTLAGQLPQMTPVPCPAWLLSVYAKDVQTRLPELKARVTSIYGTILKMDSTKKVTKKLAGEAAGTAAWVTDVGNEFGQVLVCVLTEAEGDGLLPMCSGLIERYRRAGEAPPRVLYVDRDCCSATGKGKAAAMFTEWDQLIVRLDVWHFMRRFAVGVTTDSHPLYGPFMKRLTACIFEWDASDVERLKEAKRSTGGEPTTKELAKHCRRRTRGAQETKRLIEKLLADFGAATDTMGIKLLDQERMKEIWKTQQRHIDCIQDPPGVQLYRKTGQVTKEGVLLPSYRCARGSTSLESFHLHLNRFVPGTSANAMHFQMYLLEGLVQWNEARGAAAVEGASRQDICYGGPLLQYCNALSQQLLGLKLAQDYTSPGEYTGELIGVEYLYSQTSRAFQEDFGADPDIPDGIRDEDLQVDLEGDEGFEDICPDEPIEFMELEGNDLPSLQEHPAGLPAAESSSAALSAQSQEESVGPDGQPGYDHVVRLADSLVALRKEGFVTQSKVNEIIMLWNNLSDDDKGPLIYPPRHRDRLLKGRFKVSHSKTNVTSGTDSLKRCFLGEGGPAQWPSASRIVEAICLALCRIYPAGQTVAGVRVNRWAAILKDYRMIRDVVLGSPGIMAQTKLKLFELNQLTVSRWHNARTKKQEREVLQQDIEPFTAPLLAPEQLPPVLLKLPEAIQHGHSSFMFEMPEDASGQAAPRCRGQPPPPPPPPPPPPPPHRHLLASLQAQPTLPLHLYLQLYLLPHMALLLPRPLGPFLL